One region of Pongo pygmaeus isolate AG05252 chromosome 21, NHGRI_mPonPyg2-v2.0_pri, whole genome shotgun sequence genomic DNA includes:
- the SLCO4A1 gene encoding solute carrier organic anion transporter family member 4A1 isoform X2 — protein sequence MPLHQLGDKPLTFPSPNSAMKNGLDHTPPSRRASPGTPLSPGSLCSAAHSPLDTSKQPLCKLWAEKRGARGNHEVRYVSAGQSVACGWWAFAPPCLQVLNTPKGILFFLCAAAFLQGMTVNGFINTVITSLERRYELHSYQSGLIASSYDIAACLCLTFVSYFGGAGHKPRWLGWGVLLMGTGSLVFALPHFTAGRYEVEVDAGVRTCPANPSAACADSTSGLSRYQLVFMLGQFLHGVGATPLYTLGVTYLDENVKSSYSPVYIAIFYTAAILGPAAGYLIGGALLNIYTEMGRRTELTTESPLWVGAWWVGFLGSGAAAFFTAIPILGYPRQLPGSQRYAVVRAAEMHQLKDGSHGEASNPDFGKTIRDLPLSIWLLLKNPTFILLCLAGATEATLITGMSTFSPKFLESQFSLRASEAATLFGYLVVPAGGGGTFLGGFFVNKLRLRGSAVIKFCLFCTVVSLLGILVFSLHCPSVPMAGVTASYGGSLLPEGHLNLTAPCNAACSCQPEHYSPVCGSDGLMYFSLCHAGCPAATETNVDGQKVYRDCSCVPQNLSSGFGHATAGKCTSTCQRKPLLLVFIFVVIFFTFLSSIPALTATLRCVRDPQRSFALGIQWIVVRILGGIPGPIAFGWVIDKACLLWQDQCGQQGSCLVYQNSAMSRYILIMGLLYKGCPGGNPTWPGTGLCPRSARNQMLSPRPSRTGILPRAT from the exons ATGCCCCTGCATCAGCTGGGGGACAAGCCACTCACCTTCCCCAGCCCCAACTCAGCCATGAAAAACGGGCTTGACCACACCCCACCCAGCAGGAGGGCTTCCCCGGGCACACCCCTGAGCCCCGGCTCCCTGTGCTCCGCTGCCCATAGCCCCCTGGACACCAGCAAACAGCCCCTCTGCAAGCTCTGGGCCGAGAAGCGTGGCGCCCGGGGGAACCACGAGGTGCGGTACGTCTCGGCCGGGCAGAGCGTGGCATGTGGCTGGTGGGCCTTCGCACCCCCATGCCTGCAGGTCCTCAACACGCCCAAGGGCATCCTGTTCTTCTTGTGTGCGGCCGCGTTCCTGCAGGGGATGACTGTGAATGGCTTCATCAACACAGTCATTACCTCCCTGGAGCGCCGCTATGAGCTGCACAGCTACCAGAGCGGGCTCATCGCCAGCTCCTACGACATcgccgcctgcctctgcctcacctTCGTCAGCTACTTCGGGGGCGCAGGGCACAAACCGCGCTGGCTGGGCTGGGGCGTGCTGCTCATGGGCACGGGGTCGCTGGTGTTCGCGCTGCCCCACTTCACAGCTGGCCGCTACGAGGTGGAGGTGGATGCAGGTGTCAGGACGTGCCCTGCCAACCCCAGCGCGGCGTGTGCGGACAGCACCTCGGGCCTGTCCCGCTACCAGCTGGTCTTCATGCTGGGCCAGTTCCTGCATGGCGTGGGTGCCACACCCCTCTACACACTGGGCGTCACCTACTTGGATGAGAACGTCAAGTCCAGCTACTCGCCCGTCTACATTG CCATCTTCTACACCGCAGCCATCCTGGGCCCCGCTGCCGGCTACCTGATCGGAGGTGCCCTGCTGAACATCTACACAGAAATGGGCCGACG GACGGAGCTGACCACCGAGAGCCCACTGTGGGTCGGCGCCTGGTGGGTCGGCTTCCTGGGCTCTGGGGCCGCTGCCTTCTTCACCGCCATTCCCATCCTTGGTTACCCTCGGCAGCTGCCAG GCTCCCAGCGCTACGCGGTCGTGAGAGCAGCGGAAATGCACCAGTTGAAGGACGGCAGCCATGGGGAGGCGAGCAACCCGGACTTCGGGAAAACCATCAGAGACCTGCCTCT CTCCATCTGGCTCCTCCTGAAGAACCCCACGTTCATCTTGCTGTGCCTGGCTGGGGCCACTGAGGCCACGCTCATCACCGGCATGTCCACATTCAGCCCCAAGTTCTTGGAGTCCCAGTTCAGCCTGAGGGCCTCAGAAGCTGCCACCTTGTTTG ggtACCTGGTGGTGCCAGCGGGCGGTGGCGGCACCTTCCTGGGCGGCTTCTTTGTGAACAAGCTCAGGCTCCGGGGCTCCGCGGTCATCAAGTTCTGCCTGTTCTGCACCGTTGTCAGCCTGCTGGGCATCCTCGTCTTCTCCCTGCACTGCCCCAGTGTGCCCATGGCGGGCGTCACAGCCAGCTACGGCGGGAG CCTCCTGCCTGAAGGCCACCTGAACCTAACGGCTCCCTGCAACGCTGCCTGCAGCTGCCAGCCAGAGCACTACAGCCCTGTGTGCGGCTCGGACGGCCTCATGTACTTCTCACTGTGCCACGCAGGATGCCCTGCAGCCACGGAGACGAATGTGGACGGCCAGAAG GTGTACCGAGACTGTAGCTGTGTCCCTCAGAATCTTTCCTCTGGTTTTGGCCATGCCACTGCAGGGAAATGCACTTCAACTTGTCAGAGAAAGCCCCTCCTTCTGGTTTTCATATTCGTTGTAATTTTCTTTACATTCCTCAGCAGCATTCCTGCACTAACGGCAACTCTACG ATGTGTCCGTGACCCTCAGAGATCCTTTGCCCTGGGAATCCAGTGGATTGTAGTTAGAATACTAG GGGGCATCCCGGGGCCCATCGCCTTCGGCTGGGTGATCGACAAGGCCTGTCTGCTGTGGCAGGACCAGTGTGGCCAGCAGGGCTCCTGCTTGGTGTACCAGAACTCGGCCATGAGCCGCTACATACTCATCATGGGGCTCCTGTACAAG GGCTGCCCTGGTGGGAACCCCACATGGCCAGGAACTGGCCTCTGCCCACGGTCGGCAAGAAACCAGATGCTCAGCCCCCGGCCTTCAAGGACCGGAATCCTGCCAAGGGCCACGTGA
- the SLCO4A1 gene encoding solute carrier organic anion transporter family member 4A1 isoform X3, with amino-acid sequence MPLHQLGDKPLTFPSPNSAMKNGLDHTPPSRRASPGTPLSPGSLCSAAHSPLDTSKQPLCKLWAEKRGARGNHEVRYVSAGQSVACGWWAFAPPCLQVLNTPKGILFFLCAAAFLQGMTVNGFINTVITSLERRYELHSYQSGLIASSYDIAACLCLTFVSYFGGAGHKPRWLGWGVLLMGTGSLVFALPHFTAGRYEVEVDAGVRTCPANPSAACADSTSGLSRYQLVFMLGQFLHGVGATPLYTLGVTYLDENVKSSYSPVYIAIFYTAAILGPAAGYLIGGALLNIYTEMGRRTELTTESPLWVGAWWVGFLGSGAAAFFTAIPILGYPRQLPGSQRYAVVRAAEMHQLKDGSHGEASNPDFGKTIRDLPLSIWLLLKNPTFILLCLAGATEATLITGMSTFSPKFLESQFSLRASEAATLFGYLVVPAGGGGTFLGGFFVNKLRLRGSAVIKFCLFCTVVSLLGILVFSLHCPSVPMAGVTASYGGSLLPEGHLNLTAPCNAACSCQPEHYSPVCGSDGLMYFSLCHAGCPAATETNVDGQKVYRDCSCVPQNLSSGFGHATAGKCTSTCQRKPLLLVFIFVVIFFTFLSSIPALTATLRCVRDPQRSFALGIQWIVVRILGGIPGPIAFGWVIDKACLLWQDQCGQQGSCLVYQNSAMSRYILIMGLLYKFQLPEVTHSLNVLNRKFQQQRVHNF; translated from the exons ATGCCCCTGCATCAGCTGGGGGACAAGCCACTCACCTTCCCCAGCCCCAACTCAGCCATGAAAAACGGGCTTGACCACACCCCACCCAGCAGGAGGGCTTCCCCGGGCACACCCCTGAGCCCCGGCTCCCTGTGCTCCGCTGCCCATAGCCCCCTGGACACCAGCAAACAGCCCCTCTGCAAGCTCTGGGCCGAGAAGCGTGGCGCCCGGGGGAACCACGAGGTGCGGTACGTCTCGGCCGGGCAGAGCGTGGCATGTGGCTGGTGGGCCTTCGCACCCCCATGCCTGCAGGTCCTCAACACGCCCAAGGGCATCCTGTTCTTCTTGTGTGCGGCCGCGTTCCTGCAGGGGATGACTGTGAATGGCTTCATCAACACAGTCATTACCTCCCTGGAGCGCCGCTATGAGCTGCACAGCTACCAGAGCGGGCTCATCGCCAGCTCCTACGACATcgccgcctgcctctgcctcacctTCGTCAGCTACTTCGGGGGCGCAGGGCACAAACCGCGCTGGCTGGGCTGGGGCGTGCTGCTCATGGGCACGGGGTCGCTGGTGTTCGCGCTGCCCCACTTCACAGCTGGCCGCTACGAGGTGGAGGTGGATGCAGGTGTCAGGACGTGCCCTGCCAACCCCAGCGCGGCGTGTGCGGACAGCACCTCGGGCCTGTCCCGCTACCAGCTGGTCTTCATGCTGGGCCAGTTCCTGCATGGCGTGGGTGCCACACCCCTCTACACACTGGGCGTCACCTACTTGGATGAGAACGTCAAGTCCAGCTACTCGCCCGTCTACATTG CCATCTTCTACACCGCAGCCATCCTGGGCCCCGCTGCCGGCTACCTGATCGGAGGTGCCCTGCTGAACATCTACACAGAAATGGGCCGACG GACGGAGCTGACCACCGAGAGCCCACTGTGGGTCGGCGCCTGGTGGGTCGGCTTCCTGGGCTCTGGGGCCGCTGCCTTCTTCACCGCCATTCCCATCCTTGGTTACCCTCGGCAGCTGCCAG GCTCCCAGCGCTACGCGGTCGTGAGAGCAGCGGAAATGCACCAGTTGAAGGACGGCAGCCATGGGGAGGCGAGCAACCCGGACTTCGGGAAAACCATCAGAGACCTGCCTCT CTCCATCTGGCTCCTCCTGAAGAACCCCACGTTCATCTTGCTGTGCCTGGCTGGGGCCACTGAGGCCACGCTCATCACCGGCATGTCCACATTCAGCCCCAAGTTCTTGGAGTCCCAGTTCAGCCTGAGGGCCTCAGAAGCTGCCACCTTGTTTG ggtACCTGGTGGTGCCAGCGGGCGGTGGCGGCACCTTCCTGGGCGGCTTCTTTGTGAACAAGCTCAGGCTCCGGGGCTCCGCGGTCATCAAGTTCTGCCTGTTCTGCACCGTTGTCAGCCTGCTGGGCATCCTCGTCTTCTCCCTGCACTGCCCCAGTGTGCCCATGGCGGGCGTCACAGCCAGCTACGGCGGGAG CCTCCTGCCTGAAGGCCACCTGAACCTAACGGCTCCCTGCAACGCTGCCTGCAGCTGCCAGCCAGAGCACTACAGCCCTGTGTGCGGCTCGGACGGCCTCATGTACTTCTCACTGTGCCACGCAGGATGCCCTGCAGCCACGGAGACGAATGTGGACGGCCAGAAG GTGTACCGAGACTGTAGCTGTGTCCCTCAGAATCTTTCCTCTGGTTTTGGCCATGCCACTGCAGGGAAATGCACTTCAACTTGTCAGAGAAAGCCCCTCCTTCTGGTTTTCATATTCGTTGTAATTTTCTTTACATTCCTCAGCAGCATTCCTGCACTAACGGCAACTCTACG ATGTGTCCGTGACCCTCAGAGATCCTTTGCCCTGGGAATCCAGTGGATTGTAGTTAGAATACTAG GGGGCATCCCGGGGCCCATCGCCTTCGGCTGGGTGATCGACAAGGCCTGTCTGCTGTGGCAGGACCAGTGTGGCCAGCAGGGCTCCTGCTTGGTGTACCAGAACTCGGCCATGAGCCGCTACATACTCATCATGGGGCTCCTGTACAAG TTTCAGTTACCCGAGGTCACCCACAGTCTGAATGTATTAAATAGGAAATTCCAGCAGCAAAGAGTTCATAACTTTTAA
- the SLCO4A1 gene encoding solute carrier organic anion transporter family member 4A1 isoform X1, whose amino-acid sequence MKRRVAAREARAWSAALRGGRALETGTDTPAPRVPLGHSHCVAEASRSPGGGAEMPLHQLGDKPLTFPSPNSAMKNGLDHTPPSRRASPGTPLSPGSLCSAAHSPLDTSKQPLCKLWAEKRGARGNHEVRYVSAGQSVACGWWAFAPPCLQVLNTPKGILFFLCAAAFLQGMTVNGFINTVITSLERRYELHSYQSGLIASSYDIAACLCLTFVSYFGGAGHKPRWLGWGVLLMGTGSLVFALPHFTAGRYEVEVDAGVRTCPANPSAACADSTSGLSRYQLVFMLGQFLHGVGATPLYTLGVTYLDENVKSSYSPVYIAIFYTAAILGPAAGYLIGGALLNIYTEMGRRTELTTESPLWVGAWWVGFLGSGAAAFFTAIPILGYPRQLPGSQRYAVVRAAEMHQLKDGSHGEASNPDFGKTIRDLPLSIWLLLKNPTFILLCLAGATEATLITGMSTFSPKFLESQFSLRASEAATLFGYLVVPAGGGGTFLGGFFVNKLRLRGSAVIKFCLFCTVVSLLGILVFSLHCPSVPMAGVTASYGGSLLPEGHLNLTAPCNAACSCQPEHYSPVCGSDGLMYFSLCHAGCPAATETNVDGQKVYRDCSCVPQNLSSGFGHATAGKCTSTCQRKPLLLVFIFVVIFFTFLSSIPALTATLRCVRDPQRSFALGIQWIVVRILGGIPGPIAFGWVIDKACLLWQDQCGQQGSCLVYQNSAMSRYILIMGLLYKVLGVLFFAIACCLYKPLSESSDGLETCLPSQSSAPDSATDSQLQSSV is encoded by the exons ATGAAGCGGCGCGTGGCTGCCCGGGAGGCCAGAGCGTGGAGCGCAGCGCTGCGCGGCGGCCGGGCCCTCGAGACGGGGACG GACACACCAGCCCCTCGAGTACCACTTGGCCACTCCCACTGCGTGGCTGAAGCCTCGAGGTCACCAGGCGGAGGAGCGGAGATGCCCCTGCATCAGCTGGGGGACAAGCCACTCACCTTCCCCAGCCCCAACTCAGCCATGAAAAACGGGCTTGACCACACCCCACCCAGCAGGAGGGCTTCCCCGGGCACACCCCTGAGCCCCGGCTCCCTGTGCTCCGCTGCCCATAGCCCCCTGGACACCAGCAAACAGCCCCTCTGCAAGCTCTGGGCCGAGAAGCGTGGCGCCCGGGGGAACCACGAGGTGCGGTACGTCTCGGCCGGGCAGAGCGTGGCATGTGGCTGGTGGGCCTTCGCACCCCCATGCCTGCAGGTCCTCAACACGCCCAAGGGCATCCTGTTCTTCTTGTGTGCGGCCGCGTTCCTGCAGGGGATGACTGTGAATGGCTTCATCAACACAGTCATTACCTCCCTGGAGCGCCGCTATGAGCTGCACAGCTACCAGAGCGGGCTCATCGCCAGCTCCTACGACATcgccgcctgcctctgcctcacctTCGTCAGCTACTTCGGGGGCGCAGGGCACAAACCGCGCTGGCTGGGCTGGGGCGTGCTGCTCATGGGCACGGGGTCGCTGGTGTTCGCGCTGCCCCACTTCACAGCTGGCCGCTACGAGGTGGAGGTGGATGCAGGTGTCAGGACGTGCCCTGCCAACCCCAGCGCGGCGTGTGCGGACAGCACCTCGGGCCTGTCCCGCTACCAGCTGGTCTTCATGCTGGGCCAGTTCCTGCATGGCGTGGGTGCCACACCCCTCTACACACTGGGCGTCACCTACTTGGATGAGAACGTCAAGTCCAGCTACTCGCCCGTCTACATTG CCATCTTCTACACCGCAGCCATCCTGGGCCCCGCTGCCGGCTACCTGATCGGAGGTGCCCTGCTGAACATCTACACAGAAATGGGCCGACG GACGGAGCTGACCACCGAGAGCCCACTGTGGGTCGGCGCCTGGTGGGTCGGCTTCCTGGGCTCTGGGGCCGCTGCCTTCTTCACCGCCATTCCCATCCTTGGTTACCCTCGGCAGCTGCCAG GCTCCCAGCGCTACGCGGTCGTGAGAGCAGCGGAAATGCACCAGTTGAAGGACGGCAGCCATGGGGAGGCGAGCAACCCGGACTTCGGGAAAACCATCAGAGACCTGCCTCT CTCCATCTGGCTCCTCCTGAAGAACCCCACGTTCATCTTGCTGTGCCTGGCTGGGGCCACTGAGGCCACGCTCATCACCGGCATGTCCACATTCAGCCCCAAGTTCTTGGAGTCCCAGTTCAGCCTGAGGGCCTCAGAAGCTGCCACCTTGTTTG ggtACCTGGTGGTGCCAGCGGGCGGTGGCGGCACCTTCCTGGGCGGCTTCTTTGTGAACAAGCTCAGGCTCCGGGGCTCCGCGGTCATCAAGTTCTGCCTGTTCTGCACCGTTGTCAGCCTGCTGGGCATCCTCGTCTTCTCCCTGCACTGCCCCAGTGTGCCCATGGCGGGCGTCACAGCCAGCTACGGCGGGAG CCTCCTGCCTGAAGGCCACCTGAACCTAACGGCTCCCTGCAACGCTGCCTGCAGCTGCCAGCCAGAGCACTACAGCCCTGTGTGCGGCTCGGACGGCCTCATGTACTTCTCACTGTGCCACGCAGGATGCCCTGCAGCCACGGAGACGAATGTGGACGGCCAGAAG GTGTACCGAGACTGTAGCTGTGTCCCTCAGAATCTTTCCTCTGGTTTTGGCCATGCCACTGCAGGGAAATGCACTTCAACTTGTCAGAGAAAGCCCCTCCTTCTGGTTTTCATATTCGTTGTAATTTTCTTTACATTCCTCAGCAGCATTCCTGCACTAACGGCAACTCTACG ATGTGTCCGTGACCCTCAGAGATCCTTTGCCCTGGGAATCCAGTGGATTGTAGTTAGAATACTAG GGGGCATCCCGGGGCCCATCGCCTTCGGCTGGGTGATCGACAAGGCCTGTCTGCTGTGGCAGGACCAGTGTGGCCAGCAGGGCTCCTGCTTGGTGTACCAGAACTCGGCCATGAGCCGCTACATACTCATCATGGGGCTCCTGTACAAG GTGCTGGGCGTCCTCTTCTTTGCCATAGCCTGCTGCTTATACAAGCCCCTGTCGGAGTCTTCAGATGGCCTGGAAACTTGTCTACCCAGCCAGTCCTCGGCCCCTGACAGTGCCACGGATAGCCAGCTCCAGAGCAGCGTCTGA